A single window of Ictalurus furcatus strain D&B chromosome 3, Billie_1.0, whole genome shotgun sequence DNA harbors:
- the gpr78a gene encoding LOW QUALITY PROTEIN: G-protein coupled receptor 26 (The sequence of the model RefSeq protein was modified relative to this genomic sequence to represent the inferred CDS: inserted 1 base in 1 codon; substituted 1 base at 1 genomic stop codon), translated as MGLWHALLLECLLASVAVVSLSSNSLLQRCFSRSSEIRACAPGLFILNLSMCNILSTVRNVPXTRLELSKNQRPFGDSLCRVASFTDTFWTTNPMLSMAALGVDRWAAVAFPLTDSSSVRHKHAAVTLAYAWVHSLALSTVPALFSWTDACTCSGXETGFAVFSMVFHCASLALTLLVLCVTFSQSNSKGGIKSNYASLALRTYTALRPSLEVPT; from the exons ATGGGTTTATGGCACGCGCTGCTGCTTGAATGCCTGCTCGCCTCGGTAGCCGTCGTTTCTCTCTCATCCAACTCGCTCTTGCAGCGGTGTTTCTCCCGAAGCTCAGAGATCCGCGCCTGCGCTCCCGGACTTTTCATCCTCAACCTGTCCATGTGCAACATCCTGTCCACCGTGCGCAATGTGCCCTGAACGCGGCTCGAGCTCTCCAAGAACCAGAGACCATTCGGGGACTCGCTTTGCCGTGTAGCGAGCTTTACGGACACTTTTTGGACTACAAACCCTATGCTGAGCATGGCTGCCCTGGGTGTGGACCGGTGGGCGGCCGTTGCATTTCCGCTTACCGACTCAAGCAGTGTGAGACACAAGCACGCGGCCGTGACGCTGGCTTATGCGTGGGTGCACTCTCTAGCGTTGTCCACGGTGCCCGCGCTTTTCTCGTGGACAGACGCGTGCACCTGCAGCG TGGAAACCGGGTTCGCCGTCTTCTCCATGGTGTTTCACTGCGCGAGCCTCGCGCTCACGCTGCTCGTCCTCTGCGTCACTTTCAGCCAAAGCAACTCCAAAGGCGGAATCAAATCTAATTATGCATCTCTCGCTCTTAGGACTTATACTGCCTTGAGGCCCTCTTTGGAAGTTCCTACTTGA